GCTGATTAGGAGGGAATTTGAATGCCAGTCATTTCATATATTGATGCAATAACCATGGCGCTTAAAGAAGAAATGGAGCGCGACGATAAAGTATTTATTTTAGGAGAAGATGTAGGTAAAAAAGGTGGCGTTTTTAAAGCGACTGCTGGTTTATATGATGAGTTTGGTGAAGACCGAGTTCTTGATACACCACTTGCTGAATCGGCTATTGCCGGAGTAGGAATTGGAGCGGCGATGTATGGCTATCGTCCAGTTGCAGAAATGCAGTTTGCGGACTTTATTATGCCTGCTGTCAACCAAATTATTTCAGAAGCTTCCAGAATTCGCTACCGTTCTAATAACGATTGGTCTTGCCCAATGGTTATTCGCGCACCTTTTGGCGGTGGGGTACACGGAGCACTTTACCATTCACAATCTGTTGAAAAAGTATTCTTTGGACAACCAGGTTTGAAAATTGTTGTTCCATCCTCACCATATGATGCGAAGGGACTTTTAAAAGCAGCGATTCGTGACAACGATCCAGTACTTTTCTTTGAGCATAAACGCGCCTATCGCTTGCTGAAAGGCGAAGTACCAGAAACAGATTATATCGTACCAATCGGTGAAGCAAATGTCGTTCGTGAAGGCGATGATATTACAGTTATTACTTATGGACTTGCTGTTCAATTTGCTCAACAAGCTGCGGAACGTTTAGCCGCTGAAGGTGTCGAAGCGCATATTCTGGATTTACGTACGATTTATCCATTAGACCAAGAAGCGATTATCGAAGCAACGAAAAAAACTGGTAAAGTACTTCTTGTTACGGAAGATAATAAACAAGGAAGTATTATTAGTGAAGTGGCGGCAATCATTTCGGAACATTGTCTATTTGATTTAGATGCACCGATTGCTAGACTCGCAGGACCAGATACCCCAGCGATGCCTTTTGCTCCAACGATGGAAAAACACTTTATGATTAATCCAGATAAAGTGGCGGATGCAATGAAAGAATTAGCGGAATTTTAGACCCGTTTTAAATTAAAGGAGTGAAGACCCGTGGCAGTTGAAAAAATCACCATGCCCAAATTAGGGGAAAGTGTAACAGAAGGAACGATTAGTTCATGGTTAGTTAAACCAGGCGATACAGTTGAAAAGTATGATGCTATCGCAGAAGTACTTACTGACAAAGTAACAGCAGAAATCCCATCTTCTTTTAGCGGAACAATTAAAGAAATTTTAGCCGAAGAAGATGAAACACTAGAAGTAGGCGAAGTTATTTGTACAATTGAAACAGCAGACGCAGGAAGTTCGGAACCTGTAGCTGAAGTAGAACAAACAGAAACAAAAGCGCCAGAAAAACAAGAAACAAAACAAGTGAAACTAGCAGATGCACCAGCTAGTGGAAGATTTTCTCCAGCGGTACTACGAATTGCTGGTGAAAACAATATCGATTTATCCACTGTAGAAGGCACAGGTAAAGGTGGCCGAATTACAAGAAAAGACTTACTTCAAGTCATTGAAAACGGACCAGTAGCTACTAAAGCAGAAGTGCAAAGTCAAAGCGCACCGCAAGAAAAAACTGCTACACCAGCTCCTGTACGTTCAGCAGCAGGTGACAGAGAAATCCCAATCAATGGCGTAAGAAAAGCCATTGCTAAACATATGAGCGTGAGCAAACAAGAAATTCCGCATGCTTGGATGATGGTGGAAGTGGATGCAACAGGTCTTGTTCGCTATCGTAATGCAGTTAAAGACAGCTTTAAAAAAGAAGAAGGTTATTCATTAACTTATTTCGCCTTTTTCATCAAAGCCGTTGCACAAGCATTGAAAGAATTCCCGCAACTTAACAGCACATGGGCAGGCGATAAAATTATTGAGCACGCGAATATCAATATTTCGATTGCGATTGCAGCTGGTGATTTATTGTACGTTCCAGTTATTAAAAATGCGGACGAAAAATCCATTAAAGGCATTGCTCGCGAAATTAGCGAACTTGCTGGAAAAGCGCGTAATGGTAAACTAAGCCAAGCCGATATGGAAGGTGGCACTTTCACAGTGAATAGTACTGGTTCATTTGGCTCTGTTCAATCAATGGGGATTATTAATCACCCACAAGCAGCAATTCTTCAAGTGGAATCCATTGTTAAACGTCCTGTCATTATTGATGATATGATTGCTGTACGAGATATGGTGAACCTATGTCTTTCCATCGATCACCGTATTTTAGATGGCTTACTAGCAGGTAAATTCTTACAAGCAATTAAAGCCAATGTCGAAAAGATTTCCAAAGAAAATACAGCATTGTATTAAAAATGTTTTAATCTAGGTTTAGCGGGTATTGTTTAGTACATCTAGATCCATACCCCTAAACTCCCTAGATGTCTTGGGTAGTACTTTCGGGTGCTGCTCTTTTTTTTGAGAAAAAATAAAAAAAGCCTGAACCAATTGGCTCAGACGTCGGATATTTATAAAAACATTAATACCCCGGTTAAAACACTGGATAATACAATCGCGATTAGCATTAAAATAACGACAACGCGAACTACTTTTTTATTAGTCATGCGGAAGAAAACTCCTCTCATAAAGCATTTCAGATATATACATCTTACTTATAATTAAAACAAATTTCAAGTCCTTTATGGATTTTTTTAGGAAAAATAGGAAGAACGTAGGTGAAAAAAATGATGTCCAATGTAAAAAAATATTTTACCGAATTAATCCAAATTCCGTCTGTTTCTGGAAAGGAAACAGCCATTTTAACTTACATAAAAAAACATCTAACGAAATTAAAAATCGAATATAGTATGGATGAAAATTATGGCTTAATTACACGAATCCCCGCGACTAAAGAGAAATTTCCAACGATTTTTTTCTGTAGTCATGTGGATACGCATCCGAATGCAAGAACACCAGTTTTTCAAATTGACCAAGGCGTATTTACAGCAGCGGAAGGTACTTCTTTAGGTGCAGATGATAAAACCGCAGTGGCGGCAATGTTAGCAGCTATCGATTATTTTAGTGTGGAACAGACACCTCACGGGGAAATCGAATTTATTTTCACGACGAAAGAAGAACTTGGTATGATTGGAATGCGTTTATTCCCAGAAGAACAGATTACAGCGGCTTATGGTTACTGTTTAGATGCCCCCGGTGAAGTCGGAAATTACCAACTACAGGCAAATACATTAGTCGCATTAGAATTTACTATTGCAAGTTCTGAGGCAGCGCAGATGTCGCCGATTTCGATTGCTAGAATGGCGCTACATGCCACACGACCAGGCAAGATTGACCGGGAAAACAAATGGGGAATTCAATCATTTTCTGGTGGAATAAATGATGAAAATCAACAAGATGCGCAATTAGAAGTGCATTTTACTTCAGCAGCAAGTTTTCGTAAGGCGCTTTTGCATATTCAGACCATTCGAGAACGATTTGCGCAAACTTGCGAAAAATATGGTGCTCTTTTGACGCATGACACAAAATTAATTTATGAAGGCTATCAAATTCGCTCTAAGCATCCACTAATGAATATTTTCCAAAAAGCCGCTAAAAAACAATCGTTGGAAACTCGCGAAATATGGTTAGAAGGTGGTACGGATGCGAATGTGCTGAATGAAAAAGGGATTCCAACCATGCTATTATCAGCGGGATACGAAAACGCGCACTCGGCAAAAGAAACAGTGTCGATAGAGCAGTTAGAAAAACTTACACAACTCGTCATTGACCTAGCAGAATCCGCAAAAAACGAGAAAATTCTCCTCAGAAAGCTAAATTAGTGAAAAAAAGTCAAATAATTCGGATTGATTCATTGTCCAAGAAGCAATTCTTTGATATAGTAAATGATGTTGATACTTTTATGTGTCATGTTGAAGTAAGACAGATTTTTCTGCCTTAATAAACCGGAAAGGAAGAAGTGCAAAATGGCAAAACAAGAAATTGGCGTTATAGGAATGGGCGTTATGGGTCGTAACTTGGCTCTAAACATTGAAAGCCGCGGTCATACAGTATCTATCTTTAACCGCTCGACTGAAAAAACGAAAGCAGTTATGGAAGAAAATGCGGACAAAAAATTAGTACCAACTTATAGTTTAGAGGAATTTGTCGAATCTCTTGAAGTGCCTCGCCGTATCCTTATTATGGTAAAAGCTGGCGATGCTACAGATATGATGATTGAAGCAGTTAAACCTTTCTTAAACGAAGGCGATATTTTAATTGATGGCGGTAATGCTTTCTTCAAAGATACGATTCGTCGTAATAAAGAACTAAGTGAAGAAGGATTTAACTTCATCGGAACTGGTGTATCAGGCGGAGAAGAAGGCGCACTAAAAGGTCCTTCTATCATGCCAGGTGGTCAACGCAAGGCATATGACCTTGTAGCACCTATTTTACGTGAAATTGCTGCAGTAGCAGACGGAGAACCTTGTGTGACTTATATTGGTCCAGACGGTGCCGGACATTACGTTAAAATGGTGCATAACGGTATCGAATACGGCGATATGCAATTAATCGCAGAAGCTTACACTATTTTGAAAGAAATCGGTGGATTAAGCCATGATGAACTTGCTGACGTATTTGAAGAATGGAACAACGGGGAACTTGATAGCTATTTAATCGAGATCACTAAAAATATCCTAAAAGTAAAAGACGAAGAAACAGGTAAACCAATTGTCGATGTTATTCTTGATAAAGCTGGTCAAAAAGGAACTGGTAAATGGACTAGCCAAAGCGCACTTGACTTAGGTGTTCCACTTTCCTTAATTACAGAATCTGTATTTGCTCGTTACATCTCAGCACTTAAAGATGAACGCGTTTATGCAAGTACTGTTTTATCTGGCCCATCTAATTATCGTTTTGAAGGCGACAAAAAAGCATTTGTTGAATCTGTTCGTCGCGCGCTTTACTTCAGCAAAATCGCATCTTATGCACAAGGTTTTGCACAAATGAGAGCAGCTAGTGAAGAAAACGATTGGGACTTACAATACGGCGAAATCGCGAAAATTTTCCGCGCTGGTTGTATTATCCGTGCTCGTTTCTTACAAAAAATTACTGATGCTTATAATAAAGATAAAAATCTTAAAAACTTATTATTAGATCCGTATTTCAAAGATATTGCACATAACTACCAAGGCGACCTTCGTACAGTTGTTGCAGAAGCAGTAAAAGCTGGAATTCCAGTTCCAACATTCACTGCAGCAATTAGCTACTACGATAGCTATCGTTCAGAAGTATTATCTGCAAATCTAATCCAAGCACAACGCGACTACTTTGGTGCTCATACGTATGAAAGAGTCGACAAACCTGGCGTATTCCATACAGAATGGCCACAAGTAGAAGATTGATGGAAGATAAGGCATCCACTTTAACGAGTGGGTGCCTTTTTTATGAGATTTGAATTAGTAAATCATGGTAAAGTGCTAAAAAATAGTGAAAATATCTATTTATGCGCTGTTATTAGTTGTTTTTGAGCTAAAGTTCGTTACAATAGTAATAGGAATATAGTGTAATGACCGAAAGAGAGGGTTAGGCCAAATGAATAGAATATTAATCGTAGAAGATGAAAAAAACTTAGCACGCTTTATCGAACTCGAATTACAACATGAAAATTATGAAACAGCGGTTGCTAATGATGGACGTGCTGGACTAGAACTCGCACTTAATGAAGAATGGGATGCTATTTTACTCGATTTAATGTTGCCGCATTTAAACGGTGTAGAAGTTTGTCGCCGTGTGCGTCAAGTGAAACAAACACCCATTATTATGATAACTGCACGTGACTCTGTTATCGACCGTGTATCCGGACTAGACCACGGAGCCGACGATTACATTGTCAAACCTTTCGCTATTGAAGAATTACTTGCACGCCTGCGTTCGCTGTTACGTCGGGTTGAAAATGCGGAACAATCTGCGAAACAAACCACACTACAGTACCGAAACTTAATCGTTGAAAAAGAAAATCGGATTGTTAAACGCGATGAAGAAATTATCGACCTGACAAAACGAGAGTACGAACTTTTACTTACATTGATGGAAAATGTTAATATCGTTCTCACACGCGAAGTTTTACTTAATAAAGTATGGGGTTATGAAACAGAAGTTGAAACGAATGTAGTGGATGTGTATGTTCGTTACTTGCGGAATAAAATTGATCATCCTGACGAAGAAAGTTATATCCAAACAGTTCGCGGGACAGGGTATGTGATGCGTACATGACGACTAGCCCATTTTCCTTAAAAAGTCGTTCTTTGAAATTTAAATGGACTTTTGGAGCTAGTGCAGCCATTTTTCTAACATTTTTCTTGTTTTCCTATGCTATTTACCAAGGAATTGGGCAAATGTTGCTAAATGAAGAAGAACCGGAAGTAAAAGAACTGCTTCTAGCAACAACGAGTACGTTAACTAATCAAGATTTGACCGATAATGAGGAAATTAAGTATTTATTTAATAACGATAAAACGGTGAATCGAAAATTACAAGATCAAGTAATTAATCTGTATGATAAAGACGGCCATTTTATTAATAAGTATTATTTTTCAAGAAATCAAGATATCACGAGCATTGATTTTTCGCAGTATTTTGTTAGTGGGACAGACAAGTTTATTATGAATAAACCAACGATTGACGGACAGAA
The sequence above is drawn from the Listeria monocytogenes genome and encodes:
- a CDS encoding dihydrolipoamide acetyltransferase family protein is translated as MAVEKITMPKLGESVTEGTISSWLVKPGDTVEKYDAIAEVLTDKVTAEIPSSFSGTIKEILAEEDETLEVGEVICTIETADAGSSEPVAEVEQTETKAPEKQETKQVKLADAPASGRFSPAVLRIAGENNIDLSTVEGTGKGGRITRKDLLQVIENGPVATKAEVQSQSAPQEKTATPAPVRSAAGDREIPINGVRKAIAKHMSVSKQEIPHAWMMVEVDATGLVRYRNAVKDSFKKEEGYSLTYFAFFIKAVAQALKEFPQLNSTWAGDKIIEHANINISIAIAAGDLLYVPVIKNADEKSIKGIAREISELAGKARNGKLSQADMEGGTFTVNSTGSFGSVQSMGIINHPQAAILQVESIVKRPVIIDDMIAVRDMVNLCLSIDHRILDGLLAGKFLQAIKANVEKISKENTALY
- a CDS encoding response regulator transcription factor; the protein is MNRILIVEDEKNLARFIELELQHENYETAVANDGRAGLELALNEEWDAILLDLMLPHLNGVEVCRRVRQVKQTPIIMITARDSVIDRVSGLDHGADDYIVKPFAIEELLARLRSLLRRVENAEQSAKQTTLQYRNLIVEKENRIVKRDEEIIDLTKREYELLLTLMENVNIVLTREVLLNKVWGYETEVETNVVDVYVRYLRNKIDHPDEESYIQTVRGTGYVMRT
- the prli42 gene encoding stressosome-associated protein Prli42 encodes the protein MTNKKVVRVVVILMLIAIVLSSVLTGVLMFL
- a CDS encoding M20/M25/M40 family metallo-hydrolase, with the protein product MMSNVKKYFTELIQIPSVSGKETAILTYIKKHLTKLKIEYSMDENYGLITRIPATKEKFPTIFFCSHVDTHPNARTPVFQIDQGVFTAAEGTSLGADDKTAVAAMLAAIDYFSVEQTPHGEIEFIFTTKEELGMIGMRLFPEEQITAAYGYCLDAPGEVGNYQLQANTLVALEFTIASSEAAQMSPISIARMALHATRPGKIDRENKWGIQSFSGGINDENQQDAQLEVHFTSAASFRKALLHIQTIRERFAQTCEKYGALLTHDTKLIYEGYQIRSKHPLMNIFQKAAKKQSLETREIWLEGGTDANVLNEKGIPTMLLSAGYENAHSAKETVSIEQLEKLTQLVIDLAESAKNEKILLRKLN
- the gndA gene encoding NADP-dependent phosphogluconate dehydrogenase; amino-acid sequence: MAKQEIGVIGMGVMGRNLALNIESRGHTVSIFNRSTEKTKAVMEENADKKLVPTYSLEEFVESLEVPRRILIMVKAGDATDMMIEAVKPFLNEGDILIDGGNAFFKDTIRRNKELSEEGFNFIGTGVSGGEEGALKGPSIMPGGQRKAYDLVAPILREIAAVADGEPCVTYIGPDGAGHYVKMVHNGIEYGDMQLIAEAYTILKEIGGLSHDELADVFEEWNNGELDSYLIEITKNILKVKDEETGKPIVDVILDKAGQKGTGKWTSQSALDLGVPLSLITESVFARYISALKDERVYASTVLSGPSNYRFEGDKKAFVESVRRALYFSKIASYAQGFAQMRAASEENDWDLQYGEIAKIFRAGCIIRARFLQKITDAYNKDKNLKNLLLDPYFKDIAHNYQGDLRTVVAEAVKAGIPVPTFTAAISYYDSYRSEVLSANLIQAQRDYFGAHTYERVDKPGVFHTEWPQVED
- a CDS encoding alpha-ketoacid dehydrogenase subunit beta, with the protein product MPVISYIDAITMALKEEMERDDKVFILGEDVGKKGGVFKATAGLYDEFGEDRVLDTPLAESAIAGVGIGAAMYGYRPVAEMQFADFIMPAVNQIISEASRIRYRSNNDWSCPMVIRAPFGGGVHGALYHSQSVEKVFFGQPGLKIVVPSSPYDAKGLLKAAIRDNDPVLFFEHKRAYRLLKGEVPETDYIVPIGEANVVREGDDITVITYGLAVQFAQQAAERLAAEGVEAHILDLRTIYPLDQEAIIEATKKTGKVLLVTEDNKQGSIISEVAAIISEHCLFDLDAPIARLAGPDTPAMPFAPTMEKHFMINPDKVADAMKELAEF